In Fusobacterium sp. SYSU M8D902, the genomic window CCTGAAGATAAGATAGATACCATTGTAAATTTAGGAAGGGTAATCTTTGGAAGAGAAAATTCCTTACAACTTCTCAATTCTATTGAAGTTCCAACATACTTTATCACTGGAGAGTATGATCTACCTAGACCTTTTTATGAAGCTGAAATAATGAAAAAAGAGGTTAAAAATTCTAAAATCTATAGAGTTAAGAAAGCTGGACACATCTCTAATCTTGAAAATCCTAGAAAAGTTAACTCTATTTTCAAAAATATATTAAAATAAGATAGATAAAATTAAAGAAAAAAAGTTACTGTAATTGGTGTAGTACTCAATTACAAGTAACTTTTTTATATTTCTATTTTTTAATCTAGTTTTTAAAACTGTGTATTGGAGCTGGTATTCTTCCACCTCTTTTTATAAAATCATCACATTTAAACTTATTTACAGCCATAATTGGTGCATAACCTAGTAAGCCACCAAACTCAACCATCTCTCCTACACCCTTTCCTATTACAGGAATAATTCTAACTGCAGTAGTCTTATTATTTACCATTCCTATTGCTGACTCATCTGCAATTATTCCAGAGATTGTATAAGCTGATGTATCTCCTGGAATAGCTATCATATCTAATCCAACTGAACAAACACAAGTCATTGCTTCCAATTTCTCCAATGTCAATGCTCCTATTTTAGCTGCTTCTATCATAGCATGATCCTCACTTACTGGAATAAAAGCTCCACTCAATCCACCTACATAAGATGAAGCCATAACTCCACCTTTTTTTACATTGTCATTCAATATAGCCAAGGCAGCTGTAGTTCCTGGAGCTCCTGCATGTTCCAATCCCATCTCTTGAAATATCTCTGCTATACTATCTCCCACTGCTGGTGTAGGTGCTAATGATAGGTCAATTATTCCAAATGGAACATTCAATCTTCTAGCTGCTTCCTGTGCTACTATCTGTCCTGCTCTAGTTATCTTAAATGCTGTCTTTTTAACAACTTCACAAAGTGTTTCAAAGTCTGCTCCCTTTGCCTCTACAAGAGCTCTTTTTACAACTCCTGGTCCACTTACTCCCACATTGATTACACAATCAGCCTCTCCAACTCCATGAAAAGCCCCTGCCATAAATGGATTATCTTCAACTGCATTACAGAAAACTACAAGTTTAGCACAACCTAAACAATCAATATCCTTTGTCAATTCTGCTGTCTCAACAATTACCTCTCCCATTCTCTTAACAGCATCCATATTTATACCATTTCTTGAAGTTCCAACATTTACAGATGAGCATACTCTCTCTGTAACTTTCATTGCTTCAGGTATAGAATCTATTAATATTCTATCTGCTGGAGTGCATCCTTTATGTACAAGTGCTGAAAATCCACCAATAAAATTCACTCCACAATCTTTTGCTGCTTTATCTAAAGTTTTTGCTATACTTACATATGAATCTGTTTTACAACCTGCTGCTGCAATAGCTATTGGAGTTACAGATATTCTCTTATTTACAACTGGTATTCCAAACTGCTTAGAAATCTCATCTCCTACTTTTACTAAATCTTTTGCATAAGTTGTAATTTTTTTATAAATCTTTTTATTAAACTCATCTACATCAGGGTCTGCACAATCTAAAAGACTAATTCCCATAGTTATAGTACGTACATCTAGATTTGACTCTGTTATCATTCTATTTGTTTCTTGAATCTCTACTCTAGAAATCATTGTGAATCCTCCTTAGTTATTATATACGGTGCATACAATTAAATATGTCTTCATGTTGAACTGTAACTTTTACCCCTAAATCGTCACCTATATTTATTAGATCATCTGTAAATGCCTCTAATGGTTTAGTAGCTTTGTCTGCATCAACAATCATCAACATATTAAAGTATCCGCTTACAATAGTTTGAGAAATATCAAGAATATTAATATTTGCTTCTGATAGATATGTACAAACTTTAGCAATAATTCCAACTTTATCTGTTCCTACAACAGTTATAATACACTTCATAAAAGCCTCCTGCAAAAATATTTTTAATAGATGTTATATAAAAGATATTAACTCAAAATAGGGAAAATGTCAAATAATATAATATATCTTTACTTGCTAGTAAAAATGTATTAAGATATAAAAAGAGTCTAAACATTAGGAGGAAGGTTATGATAAAAACAAACAAAGAGAATTTAGTTATGCAATCAGTTGGAGGAAAGGTGCATAGTCCTATTGTTTCTTCACCATACAGAATAAGTAGAGAGGGAGAACCTATGATATTACCAGCTACTGGTGGTATATGTTACAATGTAAAGGTTGGAGACTCTTGCATGAAGTGGGTAGGAGATCATATTGAGCCTGGAGTTAGTGTTAGAAATGAAAATGTGGCAGAAAATACAGCTATGATGTTACTTGCTTGTATTGGTAATACAGCTAAAATTGTTTCTGGTGATGCTAAAGGAGCTACTGGTTTTGTCACTGGAGGTCATGGTGGTATTGAACATACTCTGGTATATTTTGATGATGAAACACTTGAAAAATTATCTCTAGACGATAAGATCTTAATAAAAGCTTATGGACAAGGATTGAAGATTGAAAACTTTGAAGATATTACTTGTATGAATATAGATCCAGAACTTTTAGAAAAATTTGATATAAGAATAAGTGATGAGGGTTGTCTTGAGGTTCCAGTTGTCACTGAGATTCCACCATATCTTATGGGATCTGGAGTTGGAAGTTCTACAGCATTTTCTGGAGATTATGATATTATGACTGGAGATAAAGAGGCAAATGAAAAATATGGTATTGATAAACTTAGATTCGGAGATCTAGTTTTACTTAGAGATTGCAACAACTGTTTTGGTAGAGATTATCTAAAAGGATCTGTAACTATTGGAGTTGTTGTACACAGTGATTGCATCAAAGCTGGACATGGTCCTGGAGTTACAACTATACTTAGCTGTCCTACTTCTAAAATCAAAGGAAGAATAGAGAAAAATGCTAATATTGCCTATTATCTAGGAATTAAATAGATATAACATAAAGAAAAAGGAAAAATATTACCTCTTAGTAATTTTTTCCTTTTTTATTAAACTAAATTATTTTATAGAGAGCTACAATAAAAATATCCAACAGAATATGTTAAAGTAGTCTTGTTATAACTTCTGATTTTTCCAACACTACTTCTTTCAAATCCAGTGACTCCTGTATTTTTCAAGTGTCTTAATGCTTCTAGTGGAGTTGGGAAGTTTATCTCTATACTCTCTTTTTTCCACTTTACTTTTGAGTAGAGACTTGTTAAAATCTCAACCACATTATCCAGTGTAAGATATTTTAATGAAACTCCAAAGTGATCCTTTATCTCCTCTAGATTTCCCTCTAAATATATTGAAAATCCCAATTCAGTAGTAGATTTTGAAATCTCTTCCATCACTTTAGTAAAATTATTCAACCATTGAAAAACAGAGCTTGAGACTACTAAATCACTTTTTGGTATGCTCAATTCCTCTATATTTCCAAGTAAAAATTTATCATAGTTTATACCCTTTAAATAATTTTGAATATCATACATATCATTTAAGATTAAGGATTTAGGAGTAAATTCTTTCACAAACTCTCTAGTAAACATACCTGTTCCACAACCTATCTCCAAGACATTTTTATCTTTTTTTACCCCTTTCTCCTGTAGGAATTTCACAAGCTTTAAAGCAACCTCTTTCTGTACCTTAGCATTTTCCTCGTAGTTGGAAAATTTTTTATCAAAATTCATACTATTTCCCCCCAAGATCTTATAATATCAAAGGGATAGTGTCCCATATCTAACTCTTTATACAAAATTCCTCTCTCCTCACAATATCTTTTCTGCTTCAAACTTGGTATAATTCTGTCATCTTTTCCTATTATCATCTCTGTAAACACATTCTCAATAGGCAGATAATTAGCTTTAAAATATTCCAACTCATCTTTTATCTCTTCAAATCTCTTTAGAGGTTTCTTAAACTCACTCTCTATTCCCATATTTTTATAAAATTTTAATAGATTTTCTGGAGTGAGAGTAGATAGTGTATACTCAAACATCTTAGGATTGATTCCATTTTTTCCAATGACCTCTCCATTTCCATTGATAGCCACTACTTTTTTAAATTTTCTCTTCTGACTCAATACAAACTTACTCAAGTAGTAACAACCAAATGACCAACCTACAAGTACTATATCCTCATATCTATCTAAATCTGTGGAGATTGTATAGGGATAGTTTAAAATCTCTATAACATAGTCATTAGGCAGATCTACATCTTCTACTACTCTCTCATCCATACCCCATCCATTAAAGAACAGAATTAATTTCATCTCTTAGCTCCTCTACAAACTTTTCTATCTCTAAGTGTGTTATATTCAGGTTCAATCCAATTCTAAATCTAGCTGTTCCCTTTGGCACTGTAGGCTCTTTTATTGGATAAAGTATGTACCCTTTTCTCCTCATATTATCAGATATTTTAACTACTCTCTCATTATCTCCAATAACTATACTAATAATATGTGTAGTTGATTCAGTTTTTATGCCATTCTCTTTCAATAGTTTTAAAGTATAGTTTTTCAATATCTCCAACTTTGCTCTTCTCTCTTCA contains:
- a CDS encoding ACT domain-containing protein, which encodes MKCIITVVGTDKVGIIAKVCTYLSEANINILDISQTIVSGYFNMLMIVDADKATKPLEAFTDDLINIGDDLGVKVTVQHEDIFNCMHRI
- a CDS encoding methyltransferase domain-containing protein, producing the protein MNFDKKFSNYEENAKVQKEVALKLVKFLQEKGVKKDKNVLEIGCGTGMFTREFVKEFTPKSLILNDMYDIQNYLKGINYDKFLLGNIEELSIPKSDLVVSSSVFQWLNNFTKVMEEISKSTTELGFSIYLEGNLEEIKDHFGVSLKYLTLDNVVEILTSLYSKVKWKKESIEINFPTPLEALRHLKNTGVTGFERSSVGKIRSYNKTTLTYSVGYFYCSSL
- a CDS encoding PFL family protein, which produces MISRVEIQETNRMITESNLDVRTITMGISLLDCADPDVDEFNKKIYKKITTYAKDLVKVGDEISKQFGIPVVNKRISVTPIAIAAAGCKTDSYVSIAKTLDKAAKDCGVNFIGGFSALVHKGCTPADRILIDSIPEAMKVTERVCSSVNVGTSRNGINMDAVKRMGEVIVETAELTKDIDCLGCAKLVVFCNAVEDNPFMAGAFHGVGEADCVINVGVSGPGVVKRALVEAKGADFETLCEVVKKTAFKITRAGQIVAQEAARRLNVPFGIIDLSLAPTPAVGDSIAEIFQEMGLEHAGAPGTTAALAILNDNVKKGGVMASSYVGGLSGAFIPVSEDHAMIEAAKIGALTLEKLEAMTCVCSVGLDMIAIPGDTSAYTISGIIADESAIGMVNNKTTAVRIIPVIGKGVGEMVEFGGLLGYAPIMAVNKFKCDDFIKRGGRIPAPIHSFKN
- a CDS encoding pimeloyl-ACP methyl esterase BioG family protein; amino-acid sequence: MKLILFFNGWGMDERVVEDVDLPNDYVIEILNYPYTISTDLDRYEDIVLVGWSFGCYYLSKFVLSQKRKFKKVVAINGNGEVIGKNGINPKMFEYTLSTLTPENLLKFYKNMGIESEFKKPLKRFEEIKDELEYFKANYLPIENVFTEMIIGKDDRIIPSLKQKRYCEERGILYKELDMGHYPFDIIRSWGEIV
- a CDS encoding DUF4438 domain-containing protein codes for the protein MIKTNKENLVMQSVGGKVHSPIVSSPYRISREGEPMILPATGGICYNVKVGDSCMKWVGDHIEPGVSVRNENVAENTAMMLLACIGNTAKIVSGDAKGATGFVTGGHGGIEHTLVYFDDETLEKLSLDDKILIKAYGQGLKIENFEDITCMNIDPELLEKFDIRISDEGCLEVPVVTEIPPYLMGSGVGSSTAFSGDYDIMTGDKEANEKYGIDKLRFGDLVLLRDCNNCFGRDYLKGSVTIGVVVHSDCIKAGHGPGVTTILSCPTSKIKGRIEKNANIAYYLGIK